Proteins from one Telopea speciosissima isolate NSW1024214 ecotype Mountain lineage chromosome 1, Tspe_v1, whole genome shotgun sequence genomic window:
- the LOC122670795 gene encoding uncharacterized protein LOC122670795, whose amino-acid sequence MYCVILCVESIVVSAGILRIFGQKVAELPLVATSRGNRGKGYFQALYACIESLLCSLNVENLVLPAAEDAESIWTNKLGFRKMTEEQLLKYTKDFQVMNFLGTSMLEKEVSQVTD is encoded by the exons ATGTACTGTGTCATTCTCTGTGTAGA GTCAATAGTTGTATCTGCTGGAATTCTCAGAATATTCGGTCAAAAGGTTGCAGAACTTCCTCTGGTAGCTACAAGTAGAGGAAACCGAGGAAAG GGTTATTTCCAAGCATTGTATGCTTGTATAGAGAGTTTGTTATGTTCCTTAAATGTGGAAAATCTTGTACTACCTGCTGCTGAGGACGCCGAATCAATTTGGACTAATAAATTAGGCTTTAGAAAGATGACTGAGGAGCAA TTATTGAAGTATACAAAGGATTTCCAGGTGATGAATTTTCTGGGGACTTCAATGTTAGAGAAGGAGGTTTCCCAAGTTACAGATTGA